A single region of the Thermodesulfatator indicus DSM 15286 genome encodes:
- the gyrA gene encoding DNA gyrase subunit A: MAEIVQVPIEEELKKSYLDYAMSVIVGRALPDVRDGLKPVQRRILYAMHELRNDWNKPYKKSARIVGDVIGKYHPHGDMAVYDTLVRMAQDFTMRYPLIDGQGNFGSMDGDAPAAMRYTEVRMAKIAHELLRDIEKETVDFMPNYDNTLQEPVVLPSRIPNLLINGAAGIAVGMATNIPPHNLGEVIDALVAMIHNPDITLDELLKHIKGPDFPTGAYIYGIEGIKEAYATGKGLIKLRARAHIEREGNKTAIVITELPYQVNKAKLVEKIAALAQEKKIEGISEVRDESDREGLRVVVELKREKQDFAPVILNQLYKLTPLETTFGIIMLALVNNRPEQLSLRELLGHFLAHRRNVVIRRTLYDLRKAKERAHVVEGLLIALANLDEVIALIKSSKTPAEAKEGLMEKFGLTAIQAQAILDMRLQRLTGLEQEKLKAEYEELKRQIAWFEKILADEKVLLKVIEDELLAIKKEFADERRTEIIPKAQDLAVEDLIAEEEVVVTITHRGYIKRLPANTYRSQRRGGKGKTGVGAGEEDVVTQLYVATTHDYFLCFTNKGKLYWLKVYDIPQAGRTAKGTSLRNLLPLSQDEKIATILPVKEFKEDQFVFFATKKGLVKKTSLSAFSHPRNTGIVAAVVKDGDELMAAGLTDGSKEILLVTRKGQSIRFSEEDVRPMGRTAAGVKGIELTSSDEVVSLEILDPDDEASLLTVTELGYGKRTSLKEYRLQSRGGKGIIAMKLTNKTGKLVGCARVCDDDEIMLASTAGKIIRLRVKDIPVQGRATQGVRLFMMAGGEKIVSLAKLAEKD, translated from the coding sequence ATGGCCGAGATTGTTCAGGTGCCCATTGAAGAGGAACTTAAGAAATCCTATCTAGACTACGCTATGAGCGTAATCGTAGGACGAGCCCTTCCTGATGTGAGAGACGGTCTAAAGCCCGTACAGCGGCGTATCCTCTACGCCATGCATGAACTAAGGAATGACTGGAATAAACCCTACAAAAAAAGTGCAAGAATCGTTGGTGACGTTATCGGTAAATATCACCCCCACGGAGATATGGCGGTTTACGATACGCTGGTGCGCATGGCCCAGGACTTTACCATGCGCTACCCGTTGATAGACGGACAAGGCAACTTCGGCTCCATGGACGGTGACGCCCCCGCAGCCATGCGTTACACCGAAGTCCGCATGGCCAAAATTGCCCACGAACTCCTGCGCGACATAGAGAAAGAAACCGTTGACTTCATGCCCAACTACGACAACACCCTTCAAGAGCCGGTGGTGCTGCCAAGCCGTATTCCCAATCTTTTGATAAACGGAGCCGCTGGCATTGCTGTGGGCATGGCTACTAATATTCCTCCTCATAATCTTGGCGAAGTGATAGACGCGCTCGTGGCCATGATACACAATCCTGACATCACCCTTGACGAACTTTTAAAACACATCAAAGGCCCTGATTTCCCTACCGGTGCTTACATTTACGGAATTGAAGGGATCAAAGAGGCTTACGCTACGGGAAAAGGGCTTATCAAGTTAAGAGCAAGAGCCCACATCGAGCGCGAAGGTAATAAAACCGCTATCGTCATTACGGAGCTTCCCTATCAGGTGAATAAGGCCAAGCTCGTAGAAAAAATCGCCGCTCTGGCCCAGGAGAAAAAAATAGAAGGTATTTCTGAAGTGCGTGATGAGTCTGACCGTGAAGGCCTTCGCGTAGTAGTAGAGTTAAAACGAGAAAAACAGGACTTTGCCCCGGTTATTTTAAACCAGCTCTATAAATTAACCCCCCTTGAAACCACTTTCGGCATCATCATGCTTGCTCTGGTTAATAATCGTCCTGAGCAACTTTCCTTGCGTGAACTTTTAGGGCACTTCCTGGCCCACCGTAGGAATGTAGTCATAAGGCGCACCCTTTATGATCTGCGCAAAGCCAAAGAACGGGCTCATGTGGTAGAAGGCTTATTGATAGCCCTGGCCAACCTTGACGAAGTAATCGCCTTGATAAAAAGCTCAAAGACCCCGGCTGAAGCCAAAGAGGGCCTGATGGAAAAATTTGGGCTTACCGCCATCCAGGCTCAGGCTATTCTTGATATGAGGCTTCAGCGCTTAACAGGCCTTGAACAGGAAAAACTAAAAGCCGAGTATGAAGAACTCAAACGCCAAATTGCCTGGTTTGAAAAGATTTTGGCCGATGAAAAAGTCCTCCTAAAAGTGATAGAAGATGAACTTTTGGCTATTAAAAAAGAATTTGCCGATGAGCGCCGCACAGAAATCATACCCAAAGCCCAGGACCTAGCGGTTGAAGACTTAATTGCCGAAGAAGAAGTGGTAGTAACTATAACCCATCGGGGCTACATAAAGCGCTTGCCGGCCAACACTTACCGGAGCCAGAGGCGCGGAGGTAAAGGCAAAACCGGAGTGGGAGCCGGAGAGGAAGACGTAGTTACTCAGCTTTACGTTGCCACCACCCACGACTATTTTCTATGTTTTACCAATAAAGGAAAACTTTATTGGCTAAAAGTCTATGATATTCCTCAGGCCGGGCGCACGGCTAAAGGGACCTCTTTGAGAAATTTGCTTCCCCTTTCTCAAGACGAAAAAATAGCCACCATTTTACCGGTAAAGGAGTTCAAAGAAGACCAATTTGTCTTTTTCGCCACTAAAAAAGGCCTGGTGAAAAAGACTTCCCTTTCGGCCTTCTCTCACCCCAGAAATACAGGTATTGTGGCCGCAGTGGTAAAAGACGGAGACGAACTTATGGCCGCCGGCCTTACAGATGGTAGTAAAGAAATTCTTTTAGTAACCCGCAAAGGTCAGTCAATTCGTTTCTCCGAAGAAGACGTTAGGCCCATGGGCCGCACCGCCGCAGGAGTCAAAGGCATAGAACTCACCTCTAGTGATGAAGTGGTTAGTTTAGAAATACTTGACCCTGATGATGAGGCAAGCCTTCTTACCGTCACTGAGCTAGGTTACGGCAAGCGCACCAGTCTTAAGGAATATCGTCTGCAGAGCCGGGGTGGAAAGGGCATCATTGCCATGAAGCTTACTAATAAAACCGGAAAGCTCGTGGGCTGCGCCAGAGTTTGTGATGACGATGAGATAATGCTTGCTTCAACGGCCGGGAAAATTATAAGGCTAAGGGTGAAAGATATCCCCGTCCAGGGACGGGCTACGCAAGGTGTGCGTCTTTTTATGATGGCTGGTGGAGAGAAAATTGTCTCGCTAGCCAAGCTGGCGGAAAAAGACTAA